The Megasphaera stantonii genome includes a window with the following:
- a CDS encoding flavodoxin family protein, with the protein MQKKICILNGSPRANGNTKELIKHFTDGAKEAGCDVVCFDLQTMNIHGCLGCCRGGTDTANPCIQQDDMSKIYPAYIAADILVLASPMYYWGFSGQLKCAFDRLFAVAELNPNYANPIKDCILLMAAEGDTEDNFAPVKAAYEGLLHHLGWNNLGIVYAGGNMAAGDIIDKPAQLQEARELGKSL; encoded by the coding sequence ATGCAAAAAAAAATCTGTATATTAAATGGAAGCCCTCGCGCAAACGGCAATACGAAAGAACTCATTAAGCACTTTACAGACGGCGCCAAAGAAGCTGGCTGTGACGTCGTCTGTTTTGATTTGCAAACCATGAATATCCACGGCTGTCTAGGCTGCTGCCGAGGCGGTACAGACACAGCCAATCCCTGTATACAGCAAGATGACATGTCCAAGATTTATCCTGCATATATCGCAGCCGACATCCTTGTCCTCGCTTCACCCATGTATTACTGGGGATTCAGCGGCCAGCTAAAATGTGCTTTTGACCGCCTGTTTGCCGTCGCCGAATTAAATCCGAACTATGCCAATCCTATAAAGGATTGCATTCTCCTTATGGCAGCCGAAGGCGATACAGAAGATAATTTTGCTCCCGTCAAAGCAGCTTATGAAGGCCTGCTCCATCATTTAGGCTGGAATAATCTCGGCATCGTCTACGCTGGCGGCAATATGGCTGCCGGTGACATCATCGACAAGCCGGCACAACTCCAAGAAGCAAGAGAATTAGGAAAATCCCTGTAA
- a CDS encoding ABC transporter ATP-binding protein, which translates to MENVIELKDIKKIYHIGGEDFAALAGITLTIKKGEFAALMGPSGSGKSTLMNILGCLDRPTEGSYKLSGKEVAHLSDDELAVTRNQRIGFVFQNFNLLSRITALENVALPLVYAGVGHKERTQRAMKKLEAVGLATWAHHKPNELSGGQRQRVAIARALVNEPSIIMADEPTGNLDTKSTKEIMAIFESLHEDHKTVILVTHEPEIAACASRQLLMCDGLITRDEGKGVVMDVV; encoded by the coding sequence ATGGAAAACGTAATCGAATTAAAAGATATTAAAAAAATATATCATATCGGCGGAGAGGACTTCGCTGCTCTGGCCGGCATTACCCTAACCATCAAGAAAGGCGAATTCGCCGCCCTTATGGGCCCGTCCGGCTCAGGGAAATCGACGCTCATGAATATCCTCGGCTGCCTCGACAGGCCCACGGAAGGGTCGTACAAGCTCAGCGGCAAGGAAGTTGCCCACCTGAGCGACGACGAGCTGGCCGTCACACGGAACCAGCGCATCGGCTTCGTCTTCCAGAACTTTAACCTCCTGTCGCGCATTACAGCGCTGGAAAATGTCGCCCTGCCCTTAGTCTACGCCGGCGTCGGCCATAAGGAACGGACCCAGCGGGCTATGAAAAAGCTCGAAGCCGTAGGACTGGCTACGTGGGCCCACCACAAGCCCAACGAGCTGTCCGGCGGCCAGCGCCAGCGCGTAGCCATTGCCAGGGCACTGGTCAACGAGCCGAGCATCATCATGGCCGACGAACCGACGGGGAACCTCGACACGAAGTCGACAAAGGAAATCATGGCGATTTTCGAATCCCTCCACGAAGACCATAAGACGGTCATCCTCGTCACCCACGAGCCGGAAATCGCCGCCTGCGCCAGCCGCCAGCTCCTCATGTGCGACGGCCTGATTACGCGGGACGAAGGAAAGGGGGTCGTCATGGATGTTGTTTAA
- a CDS encoding GNAT family N-acetyltransferase, translated as MITFRMATTEDIQGSMALIDQAKAFLKNKGVDQWQDGYPEEQDIAGDIAAEKGYVLTDGDDMIAYCCIDFGGEPAYEGLKGQWLADGPYVVIHRMAVSDAYKGKGLAKRLFAEAEAMAAAKGVYSVRVDTDEDNAIMRGIIAAMGFTYCGTIWFANSTKIAFQKVLPTTI; from the coding sequence ATGATTACATTTCGCATGGCAACGACAGAAGATATACAGGGGAGCATGGCCTTAATAGATCAGGCTAAGGCCTTTTTGAAGAACAAGGGCGTCGACCAGTGGCAGGACGGCTATCCGGAAGAACAGGATATTGCCGGCGATATTGCTGCGGAAAAGGGCTATGTCCTGACCGACGGCGACGATATGATCGCCTATTGCTGCATTGATTTCGGCGGCGAACCAGCTTATGAGGGCTTAAAAGGTCAATGGCTGGCCGACGGGCCGTACGTCGTCATTCACCGTATGGCCGTCAGCGACGCCTATAAAGGGAAAGGATTGGCAAAGCGTCTTTTTGCTGAAGCCGAAGCGATGGCAGCGGCCAAGGGCGTATATTCCGTCCGCGTGGATACAGATGAAGACAACGCGATTATGCGGGGCATTATTGCTGCGATGGGATTTACATACTGTGGGACGATTTGGTTTGCGAACAGCACGAAGATTGCTTTTCAAAAGGTGTTGCCGACGACAATATAG
- a CDS encoding winged helix-turn-helix transcriptional regulator → MIVNYIEKANFEDTGFSYTLSLISGKYKMVILYCLMEFHVVRYNELKRYIKTISHKTLSNALKELEKDGLIIRTEYPQIPPKVEYRLSNTGLSLMNILDQLCIWGDAHKPKTEKADV, encoded by the coding sequence ATGATTGTAAATTATATAGAAAAAGCTAATTTTGAAGATACGGGGTTCAGCTATACGTTGTCGTTGATCAGCGGCAAATATAAAATGGTAATCTTATATTGCCTCATGGAATTCCATGTTGTCCGATACAATGAATTAAAACGATATATCAAGACAATTTCTCATAAAACACTGAGCAATGCATTGAAGGAACTCGAAAAGGACGGCCTTATCATTCGTACAGAATACCCCCAGATACCGCCGAAAGTTGAATATCGCCTGTCGAATACAGGCCTGTCGCTAATGAATATTTTAGATCAGCTTTGCATTTGGGGAGACGCTCATAAACCCAAGACGGAAAAGGCAGACGTGTAA
- a CDS encoding YybH family protein, translating into MENPTFTQDMEAFVQAYARSVNTCDMALAKSLWKQDGAVSFIHPSGYEHSFSEVVQHFYRDTMEARFSKRELVPKHLRCAQYGDTAVLEFEWDFYATAREDGSAVHTQGRESQFLVREDTSWKIVHIHYSPLPEK; encoded by the coding sequence ATGGAAAACCCTACGTTTACGCAAGATATGGAAGCATTCGTCCAAGCCTACGCCCGTTCTGTGAATACCTGCGATATGGCCCTGGCCAAATCCCTTTGGAAGCAGGACGGCGCCGTATCCTTTATTCACCCGTCGGGCTACGAGCATTCCTTTTCCGAGGTCGTGCAGCATTTTTACCGGGATACGATGGAGGCCCGCTTTTCTAAACGCGAGTTAGTCCCCAAGCACCTGCGCTGCGCCCAGTACGGCGACACGGCTGTCCTTGAATTCGAATGGGATTTTTATGCTACAGCCCGCGAAGACGGCTCTGCCGTCCATACACAGGGACGGGAATCGCAGTTTTTAGTTCGTGAGGATACCAGCTGGAAAATCGTCCACATCCACTACTCGCCCTTACCGGAAAAATAA
- a CDS encoding efflux RND transporter periplasmic adaptor subunit produces the protein MNINKKVKMAVAAVVIAACAFGGYQYYQTKQAEAQAAAVETAKVVRMNLKSTVSATGTIKPVNSVEVSPKITARISQILVKENDHVTAGQTVAILDGKDYQAQRDQAQFRVTNTLREYNRAKELYAVGADTKQALDNAEFNYDTAVSQLNEAESDVAETVITAPMDGIVVGEPKSVGTMAVQGNNNPTVIMYIADTSQKQILAKIDETDIGQIQVGQTATFTVDTYMDKTFTARVSKISQTDTSNTWNTTGTSSTTSSSSSSGSVIYYYVTLDVDDPNDELRIGMTARVDINTSEKENAMVVPIAALKTNDKGSYVLRVNSAGHTEQVPVTTGIYSDEFVEILSGLDVGDKISITYTAAKATSSQNKNQRQGPPPRM, from the coding sequence ATGAATATCAACAAGAAGGTAAAAATGGCTGTCGCCGCCGTCGTCATCGCAGCCTGCGCGTTCGGCGGCTACCAATACTATCAGACCAAGCAGGCCGAAGCTCAGGCCGCGGCAGTAGAAACGGCAAAAGTCGTCCGCATGAACTTGAAGTCTACAGTCTCGGCGACAGGTACGATCAAGCCGGTTAATTCCGTTGAAGTATCGCCGAAAATTACGGCCCGTATCAGTCAGATACTGGTCAAGGAAAATGACCATGTCACAGCCGGCCAGACCGTCGCTATCCTCGACGGCAAGGACTATCAGGCCCAGCGCGACCAGGCCCAGTTCCGCGTTACCAATACGCTGCGAGAATATAACCGTGCCAAGGAGCTGTACGCAGTCGGAGCCGATACGAAGCAGGCCCTGGACAACGCCGAATTCAACTACGATACAGCTGTCAGCCAGCTCAACGAAGCCGAATCGGACGTAGCCGAAACGGTCATCACCGCCCCGATGGACGGCATCGTCGTCGGCGAACCGAAGAGCGTCGGCACCATGGCCGTACAAGGCAACAACAACCCGACGGTCATCATGTACATTGCCGACACGTCGCAGAAGCAGATTTTAGCCAAAATCGACGAAACGGATATCGGCCAGATCCAGGTAGGCCAGACGGCGACCTTCACCGTCGACACCTATATGGATAAGACCTTTACGGCCCGCGTATCAAAGATTTCCCAGACCGACACGAGCAATACGTGGAACACAACGGGCACGTCCAGCACCACATCGTCCTCGTCTTCGTCGGGCAGCGTCATTTATTACTACGTCACCCTTGACGTAGACGACCCGAACGACGAGCTGCGCATCGGCATGACGGCCCGCGTAGACATCAATACGTCGGAAAAGGAAAACGCCATGGTCGTCCCCATCGCAGCCCTCAAGACCAATGACAAGGGTTCCTATGTCCTGCGCGTCAACAGCGCCGGCCATACCGAACAGGTACCGGTTACGACAGGCATTTACAGCGATGAATTCGTAGAAATCCTGTCGGGCCTCGACGTAGGCGACAAGATTTCCATTACCTACACGGCCGCCAAGGCGACGAGCTCCCAGAATAAAAACCAGCGTCAAGGACCGCCGCCTCGCATGTAG
- a CDS encoding MarR family winged helix-turn-helix transcriptional regulator, giving the protein MEALECDLLRYIGTLSRCIHSIMDEKFKAYGFQRGQFVFFTRICETPGLTLTDLTQQCAVDKATTTKAVDKLAAAGYVEKRRDSRDGRAWNVYPAEKGLAIYDAFIAEENRQAAACLAGLSDEDKAAALRLAAVMSRNAADEWNRMKR; this is encoded by the coding sequence ATGGAAGCGCTGGAGTGCGACTTGCTGCGCTATATTGGGACGCTGAGCCGGTGCATCCATTCGATTATGGATGAGAAATTCAAAGCCTACGGGTTTCAGCGGGGGCAATTTGTTTTCTTTACCCGCATCTGCGAAACGCCGGGCTTGACGCTGACCGACTTGACGCAGCAGTGTGCCGTCGACAAGGCGACGACGACCAAGGCCGTCGATAAGCTGGCCGCCGCCGGCTATGTGGAAAAACGGCGCGACAGCCGGGATGGCCGGGCATGGAACGTATACCCTGCGGAAAAGGGACTGGCTATATACGATGCGTTTATTGCCGAAGAAAACCGGCAGGCCGCGGCCTGTCTGGCCGGACTGAGCGATGAAGACAAGGCGGCGGCTCTGCGGCTGGCCGCCGTCATGAGCCGGAACGCCGCCGACGAGTGGAACCGGATGAAACGATAA